One part of the Aspergillus fumigatus Af293 chromosome 7, whole genome shotgun sequence genome encodes these proteins:
- a CDS encoding GH92 family glycosyl hydrolase — translation MRMVALRNFAALLSLQRTSLVAGQPASAENDVLKYVNPLIGSTNGGNVFAGASLPYGLAKAVADVDGQNTGGFATDGSRVIGFSSMHDSGTGGNPSLGNFPLFPQYCPDDVLDNCRFPKAARGVHYVNESVVARPGYFALALENGIQAEMTVSEHAALYRFTFPPSTAQDGSELSPLILVDLTDAWDSRQNASIMVDAENGRITANGTFLPSFGAGSYVSYFCADFGSGAVKDSGIWVNDRAGTEPQELLVTRGFNLFYLQAGGFMRFKRPEDGTVTVRVGVSFISSEKACKNAEVEIPHPEDDFVTLRQRAESAWREKLSPVSVQTGGVTDDFLESFWSGVYRTMLSPQDLTGENPLWRSDEPYYDSFYCIWDSFRAQHPFLTIIDPVSQSRMVRSLLDTYRHEGWLPDCRMSLCKGWTQGGSNADVVLADAFVKNLTGIDWDLAYEAMVNDAENEPLEWSYEGRGGLQSWKRLNYIPYLDFDYLGFGTNSRSISRTLEYSYNDFSLATVGRGLRKRDYTKYLSRANNWQNLYKPDQQSLINGTDTGFVGFFQPKYLNGTWGYQDPIACSALASWCSLTSNPSETFESSVWEYQFYVPHDMATLIHLLGGPDTFISRLDFFHTSGLADIGNEPVFLTVFQYHYAGRPALSAARAHTYIPSAFNASTAGLPGNDDSGAMGAFTVFTMMGLFPNPGQNVYLIIPPFFEAVSITHPVTNKTATIRNVNFDSSYRRIYIQSARLNGEPYTKNWIGHEFFTEGWTLELTLGEEESDWGTGVGDLPPSLGESMHLWT, via the exons ATGAGAATGGTAGCATTAAGGAACTTCGCTGCTCTACTATCTCTTCAAAGGACAAGCCTCGTTGCAGGCCAACCTGCGTCAGCTGAAAATGACGTCCTCAAATATGTCAATCCGCTCATTGGCTCCACCAACGGCGGTAACGTCTTCGCGGGTGCAAGTCTTCCCTACGGCCTGGCCAAAGCCGTCGCCGACGTCGACGGCCAGAACACCGGCGGCTTTGCGACAGATGGCAGCCGTGTCATTGGTTTCTCGAGCATGCACGACTCCGGCACGGGGGGTAATCCCTCGCTGGGCAATTTCCCCCTCTTCCCGCAGTACTGTCCGGACGATGTGCTGGATAACTGCCGTTTTCCGAAAGCTGCGCGGGGGGTGCACTATGTCAACGAGTCGGTTGTTGCGCGGCCGGGGTACTTTGCCCTCGCGCTGGAGAATGGGATCCAGGCTGAGATGACGGTGTCGGAGCATGCGGCGCTGTACCGGTTTACCTTTCCGCCGTCCACGGCGCAGGACGGATCGGAGCTCAGTCCTCTGATTCTGGTTGATTTGACGGACGCCTGGGATAGTCGGCAAAATGCGTCCATCATGGTTGATGCCGAGAATGGTCGGATCACGGCCAATGGGACGTTCTTGCCTAGCTTTGGAGCCGGGTCGTACGTCTCGTATTTTTGTGCCGATTTCGGTAGTGGAGCGGTGAAGGATAGTGGGATCTGGGTGAACGATCGCGCGGGGACCGAGCCTCAGGAGCTGCTTGTGACGCGCGGGTTTAATCTGTTCTATCTGCAGGCTGGTGGCTTTATGAGATTCAAACGGCCCGAGGATGGGACGGTTACTGTGCGGGTCGGGGTGAGCTTTATCAGCTCCGAGAAGGCGTGCAAGAATGCAGAGGTTGAGATTCCGCATCCTGAAGATGACTTCGTTACTCTGAGGCAGCGGGCTGAGAGTGCGTGGCGGGAGAAACTCAGCCCTGTCTCTGTACAGACGGGAGGCGTCACCGACGACTTTCTCGAGAGCTTCTGGAGCGGCGTGTACCGGACTATGCTGTCTCCTCAGGACTTGACGGGCGAGAATCCGCTCTGGCGCAGTGATGAGCCCTACTATGATTCCTTCTACTG TATCTGGGATTCCTTTCGGGCCCAGCACCCGTTTCTCACCATCATCGATCCTGTCTCACAGTCGCGGATGGTACGCAGCCTCCTCGATACCTACAGGCATGAAGGCTGGTTACCAGACTGTCGTATGAGTCTTTGCAAGGGCTGGACGCAAGGGGGGTCCAACGCTGATGTCGTCCTGGCAGACGCTTTTGTCAAGAACCTTACCGGGATCGATTGGGACCTCGCGTATGAAGCCATGGTCAACGATGCGGAGAACGAGCCCTTAGAATGGTCGTACGAAGGTCGGGGTGGCCTGCAGAGCTGGAAGCGCCTGAACTACATTCCTTACCTGGACTTTGATTACCTGGGGTTCGGGACCAATTCCCGCAGCATCTCACGCACCCTGGAGTATTCCTACAACGACTTCAGCCTGGCCACCGTTGGACGAGGTTTGCGCAAGCGTGACTATACCAAGTATCTCTCTCGGGCAAACAACTGGCAGAATCTCTACAAGCCAGACCAGCAGTCCCTGATCAACGGCACCGACACGGGTTTCGTTGGCTTCTTCCAACCAAAGTATCTCAACGGAACCTGGGGCTACCAAGACCCCATCGCCTGCAGTGCCCTGGCCTCATGGTGCTCACTAACATCCAATCCCTCCGAGACCTTTGAGTCCAGCGTCTGGGAATACCAATT TTACGTTCCTCACGACATGGCCACCCTAATCCACCTCCTCGGCGGGCCGGACACCTTCATCTCCCGCCTCGACTTCTTCCACACCTCCGGCCTAGCAGACATCGGCAACGAGCCTGTCTTCCTAACCGTCTTCCAATACCACTACGCCGGCCGGCCGGCCCTCTCCGCCGCGCGTGCTCACACCTACATCCCCTCCGCCTTCAACGCCTCCACAGCCGGCCTCCCCGGCAACGACGACTCGGGCGCCATGGGCGCCTTCACCGTCTTCACGATGATGGGCCTCTTCCCCAACCCAGGGCAGAACGTGTACCTTATCATCCCCCCGTTCTTCGAAGCCGTGAGTATCACTCACCCCGTGACAAACAAGACCGCAACGATCCGGAATGTCAATTTCGATAGCTCCTACCGGAGGATATATATCCAGAGCGCGAGGCTGAATGGCGAGCCGTATACCAAGAATTGGATCGGTCATGAATTTTTCACGGAGGGGTGGACGCTTGAGTTGACgctgggcgaggaggagagtgatTGGGGGACTGGGGTGGGTGACCTGCCGCCGAGTTTGGGGGAGAGTATGCATCTATGGACTTAG
- the sit2 gene encoding putative siderochrome-iron transporter yields MGLFGSFGARNKATPQVPPGAVAKAPEGTPKGPETNDQPDMDSSRLSLEARNEKEIEQHPNQVTADAHLGVQKVEAAALVWSKKAVWATYAWIWVCFFLLALQSGISGNVINNAYSGFMSAPQISTANILSSIIGGVLKLPIAKILNLWGRAEGFLVFVGVYTIGLIILAACNGPDSYAAGYVLFWIGYDAIYLILDVFVADTSGLRNRAFTFAFASTPFICTAFTAPLAASSFLRMTTWRWAYGAFAIIMPVALAPLAVVFKRYQLKAEKMGLYVRQPSGRTWAQSVAHYIHEFDIIGAFLLMAAWVLLLLPFSLASNGRAEYKSAAFIAMVIIGFCLFFAFAAWEKWFARVHFINYELLKQRTVLGACVMAATLYFSFYCWDLYFYNFCTVVYNLNAAMTGYMTQIYNVGSCFWGVVFGLWVRWTKHFKHTCLFFGLPLMILGAGLMIHFRGQSDDIGYVIMCQIFIAFGGGTLVIGEQMAVMASANREGVPMMLSFIGLFSSLGGAIGYAVAAAIYTNVFPGALESRLPADLKSNATSIYMGGYTVQQTYPMGSAARDAINYAWGRSQRFGAVAATCILILGIPAIAVWKNYNVNKHQNKGVMI; encoded by the exons ATGGGGCTCTTTGGCAGTTTCGGGGCTCGCAACAAAGCCACTCCCCAGGTTCCTCCTGGTGCTGTGGCCAAAGCTCCAGAGGGCACACCGAAAGGACCCGAAACAAACGATCAACCTGACATGGATTCATCAAGACTGAGTCTGGAGGCCCGTAatgagaaggagatcgagcaACATCCGAACCAGGTCACCGCGGATGCTCATCTGGGTGTTCAGAAAGTCGAAGCGGCTGCGCTGGTCTGGAGCAAGAAGGCAGTCTGGGCAACCTACGCCTG GATTTGGgtctgtttcttcctcctcgcgcTACAGTCAGGCATCAGTGGCAATGTCATCAACAACGCCTACAGCGGATTCATGTCGGCTCCTCAGATCAGTACTGCCAACATCCTGTCCAGTATTATCGGCGGTGTGCTCAAGCTTCCCATTGCAAAGATACTGAATCTATGGGGTCGTGCCGAGGGTTTCCTGGTCTTCGTCGGGGTCTACACCATtggcctcatcatcctggcAGCGTGCAACGGGCCCGACTCCTACGCCGCAGGTTATGTTCTCTTTTGGATTGGGTACGACGCAATCTACCTGATTCTCGATGTTTTTGTAGCAGACACGTCCGGCTTGAGGAACAGAGCTTTCACTTTCGCTTTCGCCAGCACCCCGTTCATCTGCACTGCGTTCACCGCGCCGCTGGCTGCTTCGTCCTTTCTCCGCATGACGACTTGGCGATGGGCGTATGGAGCCTTTGCGATCATTATGCCTGTTGCACTAGCGCCGCTCGCAGTCGTCTTCAAACGGTACCAGCTCAAGGCTGAGAAGATGGGGTTATATGTCCGCCAGCCGAGCGGTCGCACATGGGCACAGTCCGTGGCCCACTATATTCATGAGTTTGATA TCATCGGCGCCTTCCTGTTGATGGCCGCTtgggtgctgctgctgctgcccttCAGCTTGGCCAGTAACGGTCGCGCAGAATACAAGAGCGCGGCCTTTATCGCAATGGTCATCATCGGGTTCTGCTTGTTCTTTGCTTTCGCCGCCTGGGAGAAGTGGTTTGCCCGCGTCCATTTCATCAATTACGAGCTGCTGAAGCAGCGCACGGTTCTGGGCGCCTGTGTCATGGCCGCCACACTCTACTTCAGTTTCTACTGCTGGGATCTTTACTTTTATAACTTCTGCACGGTCGTTTACAACCTCAACGCCGCCATGACTGGCTACATGACCCAGATCTACAACGTAGGGTCATGCTTCTGGGGTGTCGTCTTCGGCCTCTGGGTGCGGTGGACAAAGCACTTTAAGCACACCTGTCTGTTCTTCGGCTTGCCGCTGATGATCCTGGGTGCGGGTTTGATGATTCATTTCCGCGGTCAGTCGGACGATATCGGCTACGTGATTATGTGCCAGATTTTCATTGCCTTTGGCGGTGGCACTCTGGTCATCGGCGAGCAGATGGCCGTCATGGCCTCGGCGAACCGCGAGGGCGTCCCCATGATGCTGTCGTTCATTGGTCTGTTCTCCAGCTTGGGAGGGGCCATTGGATACGCTGTGGCGGCTGCCATCTATACAAACGTCTTCCCTGGCGCCCTTGAGTCTCGTCTCCCTGCGGACCTCAAGTCCAATGCCACGTCTATCTACATGGGTGGATACACTGTACAGCAGACATATCCGATGGGCTCGGCTGCTCGTGACGCGATCAACTATGCCTGGGGCCGCAGCCAGAGGTTTGGCGCGGTTGCTGCTACTTGCATTCTGATTCTGGGAATCCCTGCCATTGCGGTCTGGAAGAACTACAATGTCAACAAGCACCAGAACAAGGGGGTGATGATCTAG